One Oenanthe melanoleuca isolate GR-GAL-2019-014 chromosome 3, OMel1.0, whole genome shotgun sequence DNA segment encodes these proteins:
- the INSM1 gene encoding LOW QUALITY PROTEIN: insulinoma-associated protein 1 (The sequence of the model RefSeq protein was modified relative to this genomic sequence to represent the inferred CDS: inserted 1 base in 1 codon) produces the protein MAPARLKAAAAAPRAQXSSLRRGRRRPGAGAKMPRGFLVKRSRRPTPVSYRARCCREAAAGPPLPAGAAPPPPACPAAPPPPPRDSPPPVPFGTPDAAVQALYSPTRPVSRDKYLERGFSLGSPVSAESFPAPAVPGTMDPILFAPADLKLWAAAGHAEPPAAQPGPGGAPAPPAPAAPPAAGRPLPAKRPPGASEPGRQKAPSGKKTKAIRKLTFEDEVTTSPVLGLRIKEGPVEAPAKARGGCARPLGEFICQLCKEEYGDPFALAQHRCSRIVRVEYRCPECDKVFSCPANLASHRRWHKPRPPAAKSGPEAGRAAAAGPSPAPAEETPKEASGGSGSERDTPSPGGASEAGSEEGLFECPRCAKRFRRQAYLRKHLLGHAAPAPAPAPAPGPEPAAEELPAAECRLCPVCGETFPSKSSQERHLRLLHAAQVFPCKYCPATFYSSPGLTRHINKCHPSENRQVILLQVPLRPAC, from the exons ATGGCCCCGGCCCGCTTAaaggcggcggcggccgcgccgcgGGCAC CGAGCAGCCtccgccgcggccgccgccggcccggAGCCGGCGCGAAGATGCCCCGGGGCTTCCTGGTGAAGCGCAGCCGGCGGCCCACCCCCGTGTCGTACCGGGCGCGCTGCTGCCGCGAGGCCGCCGCCggcccgccgctccccgccggcgccgcgccgccgccgcccgcctgccccgccgcgccgccgcccccgccgcgggACTCGCCGCCGCCGGTGCCGTTCGGGACGCCCGATGCCGCCGTGCAGGCGCTGTACAGCCCCACGCGGCCCGTCAGCAGGGACAAGTACCTGGAGCGCGGCTTCAGCCTGGGCTCGCCCGTCTCGGCCGAGTCCTTCCCCGCGCCGGCCGTGCCCGGCACCATGGACCCCATCCTCTTCGCCCCGGCCGACCTCAAGCTCTGGGCCGCCGCCGGCCACGCCGAGCCGCCCGCCGcgcagcccggccccggcggagcccccgcgccgcccgccccggccgcgccgcccgccgcgggCCGCCCGCTGCCCGCCAAGCGTCCGCCGGGCGCCTCCGAGCCCGGGCGGCAGAAGGCTCCGTCCGGCAAGAAGACGAAGGCGATCCGCAAGCTGACCTTCGAGGACGAAGTGACCACCTCTCCCGTGCTGGGGCTGCGCATCAAGGAGGGCCCGGTGGAGGCGCCGGCCAAGGCGCGGGGCGGCTGCGCCCGTCCGCTGGGCGAGTtcatctgccagctctgcaaGGAGGAGTACGGGGACCCCTTCGCGCTGGCGCAGCACCGCTGCTCCCGCATCGTCCGGGTGGAGTACCGCTGCCCCGAGTGCGACAAGGTCTTCTCCTGCCCCGCCAACCTGGCCTCCCACCGCCGCTGGCACAAgccgcgcccgcccgccgccaAGAGCGGCCCCGAGGCGGGCCGAGCAGCGGCCGCGGGCCCGAGCCCGGCGCCGGCCGAGGAGACGCCGAAGGAGGcgagcggcggcagcggcagcgaGCGGGACACGCCGAGCCCCGGCGGAGCCTCGGAGGCGGGTTCCGAAGAGGGGCTCTTCGAGTGTCCGCGCTGCGCCAAGCGGTTCCGCCGGCAAGCCTACCTGCGCAAGCACCTGCTGGGGCACGCCGCACCGGCACCGGCCCCGGCACCGGCCCCGGGCCCCGAGCCCGCCGCCGAGGAGCTGCCTGCCGCCGAGTGCCGCCTCTGCCCCGTCTGCGGCGAGACCTTCCCCAgcaagagcagccaggagcGGCACCTGCGCCTCCTGCACGCCGCCCAGGTCTTCCCCTGCAAGTACTGCCCGGCCACCTTCTACAGCTCTCCCGGCCTCACCCGGCACATCAACAAGTGCCACCCCTCGGAGAACCGGCAGGTcatcctgctccaggtgccGCTGCGCCCCGCCTGCTGA